In Artemia franciscana chromosome 8, ASM3288406v1, whole genome shotgun sequence, a genomic segment contains:
- the LOC136030260 gene encoding cuticle protein 16.5-like isoform X4, whose protein sequence is MKFAFACLLVAFTFAARAEEVETLEDEKSLRTPYVADYPAQPSYAAPSIYPAPPSYGAPASYAAQPSYAAAPVGSYAAPASSYAAPPAAVSYVNAVKDTGYTVGRYYCPAIDKCFNGYQLEEYYFKCPVLHPYNCAYSAFGYGVAKGLYRQKPVAAAHY, encoded by the coding sequence tttgccTGCCTACTTGTCGCCTTCACTTTCGCTGCTCGAGCTGAAGAAGTAGAAACCCTTGAAGATGAGAAATCCTTAAGAACCCCATATGTAGCCGACTATCCAGCACAACCTAGTTACGCTGCCCCATCTATATATCCCGCCCCACCTAGCTACGGTGCTCCAGCTAGTTATGCTGCTCAACCCAGTTATGCTGCCGCCCCGGTAGGAAGTTATGCTGCCCCAGCCTCTAGTTATGCTGCACCTCCAGCAGCAGTCAGTTATGTCAATGCTGTAAAAGACACCGGGTATACTGTCGGTCGTTACTACTGTCCAGCTATCGATAAGTGCTTCAACGGGTATCAGTTAGAAGAGTACTACTTTAAATGTCCAGTTCTACATCCTTACAACTGCGCATATTCTGCTTTTGGATATGGTGTAGCCAAAGGTCTTTACCGACAAAAGCCCGTAGCAGCAGCACAttattaa
- the LOC136030260 gene encoding cuticle protein 16.5-like isoform X3, which produces MKFVFACLLVAFTFAARAEEVETLEDEKSLRTPYVADYPAQPSYAAPSIYPAPPSYGAPASYAAQPSYAAAPVGSYAAPASSYAAPPAAVSYVNAVKDTGYTVGRYYCPAIDKCFNGYQLEEYYFKCPVLHPYNCAYSAFGYGVAKGLYRQKPVAAAHY; this is translated from the coding sequence tttgccTGCCTACTTGTCGCCTTCACTTTCGCTGCTCGAGCTGAAGAAGTAGAAACCCTTGAAGATGAGAAATCCTTAAGAACCCCATATGTAGCCGACTATCCAGCACAACCTAGTTACGCTGCCCCATCTATATATCCCGCCCCACCTAGCTACGGTGCTCCAGCTAGTTATGCTGCTCAACCCAGTTATGCTGCCGCCCCGGTAGGAAGTTATGCTGCCCCAGCCTCTAGTTATGCTGCACCTCCAGCAGCAGTCAGTTATGTCAATGCTGTAAAAGACACCGGGTATACTGTCGGTCGTTACTACTGTCCAGCTATCGATAAGTGCTTCAACGGGTATCAGTTAGAAGAGTACTACTTTAAATGTCCAGTTCTACATCCTTACAACTGCGCATATTCTGCTTTTGGATATGGTGTAGCCAAAGGTCTTTACCGACAAAAGCCCGTAGCAGCAGCACAttattaa
- the LOC136030260 gene encoding cuticle protein 16.5-like isoform X10 produces MKFLFACLLVAFTFAARAEEVETLEDEKSLRTPYVADYPAQPSYAAPSIYPAPPSYGAPASYAAQPSYAAAPVGSYAAPASSYAAPPAAVSYVNAVKDTGYTVGRYYCPAIDKCFNGYQLEEYYFKCPVLHPYNCAYSAFGYGVAKGLYRQKPVAAAHY; encoded by the coding sequence tttgccTGCCTACTTGTCGCCTTCACTTTCGCTGCTCGAGCTGAAGAAGTAGAAACCCTTGAAGATGAGAAATCCTTAAGAACCCCATATGTAGCCGACTATCCAGCACAACCTAGTTACGCTGCCCCATCTATATATCCCGCCCCACCTAGCTACGGTGCTCCAGCTAGTTATGCTGCTCAACCCAGTTATGCTGCCGCCCCGGTAGGAAGTTATGCTGCCCCAGCCTCTAGTTATGCTGCACCTCCAGCAGCAGTCAGTTATGTCAATGCTGTAAAAGACACCGGGTATACTGTCGGTCGTTACTACTGTCCAGCTATCGATAAGTGCTTCAACGGGTATCAGTTAGAAGAGTACTACTTTAAATGTCCAGTTCTACATCCTTACAACTGCGCATATTCTGCTTTTGGATATGGTGTAGCCAAAGGTCTTTACCGACAAAAGCCCGTAGCAGCAGCACAttattaa